ACCTGATATTCCAGAAGCAGCAAATGCAGCAAGTGCTACTGGCGGTGTAATATCGGCAATAATACCAAAATAGAACACAAAGAAGTGCGCCGATAATAAGACAACAACTGGCACTAATTCTTGTGGTGTATTAGGCGATAATAATGCCACAATCGCTGGTGCTGCAATGGTTGATGTAATAACATAGTTTGCCGTTGTTGGAGCACCCATTCCTAAAATTAGTGAAGCAATCATAACGAAAACAAGTGTTAAAATAATACTTCCTCCAGCTAAAGCTACTAAACTATTAGCTAAACTTAAGCCTAAACCTGTTTTAACCACTACCCCTACAATAATACCAGCGCAAGCTGTTGCCGCAACTACACCAAGTGCTGTACGAGCTCCTTCAACTAGTGCATCGATAATATCTTTCGGCTTTAAGCGTGTATCTTTGTTAAACATCGCGACTGCAATGGATATTAAAATCCCATACAGTGCAGCATGCATAACAGGCGTACCTGTTAGCATCAGTATAATAATAGAAACAATTGGTAGTAACAGGTAAATCTTCTTAAATACCTCTTTACGATTTGGCATTTGATCATCACGTAAGCCTTTTAAGCCGACACGCTTCGCTTCAAAATGCGTCATAATCCAAATACCTGTAAAATACAGCAACGCAGGAATAGCAGCTGCTTTTGCAATATCCCAATATGTAATTCCACGTCCAATGAACTCCACCATTAGAAATGCCGCAGCACCCATAATTGGAGGCATTAACTGCCCGCCAGTAGAAGCAGCCGCTTCAACTGCACCAGCAAATTCTTTACGGTATCCTAGCTTTTTCATCATCGGAATCGTGTATGAACCAGATGTGACTACATTGGCAACAGAGCTTCCTGAAATCATACCTTGTAGAGCACTTGAAAAGACAGCTACTTTTGCTGGCCCACCAATTAATTTTCCAGCGAATGCTACAGCCAGATCATTAAAATATTGCCCAACTCCTGTTTTTACAAGAAATGCCCCGAATAATAAGAATACAAAGATAAATGTAGCCGATACACTAATCGGTGTTCCTAAAATACCATCTGTCGTATAAAACATCAGATTCACAATACTTTCAAAATCCTGACCTCTATGCGCCATAAAGGCTGGGAAATAAGGACCGAAATAGGCATAAATTAAAAAACATACTGCGATAATCGTTATCGGTAAACCTACCGCTCGACGTGCAGCCTCAAGCACAAGAAAAACAGCTATTAAACCGACTATAAAATCCAACTGTGTAATGGTCCCATTGCGATTAACAAGTTCTGTATAATTCAATGCCCAATATGAACCGACTACTACCGATAATAACGATAAAATATAATCAAACCATGCAATTTTATGCTTTGGCGCCTTTCTACGGGCTGGAAATAATAAGAAAATCAGAGCTAAACCAAACCCTAAGTGAATCGTCCGTTGAATGGGTGCTGTAAATTGCCCAAAAATCGCTGTATACAATTGAAACAATGAAAATGCCAATAATCCAAAGAAGATTATATGTTTCATAATGCCTGATATCGTTCGCACATTGGATTCGATATCGTATTTTTCAAGTATCGCTTGTTGCGCTTCAGCGGATATTTGTTCAAATTCTTCTTTTACCTCGGTGTTACGTTCATGCTGTTTTGTCATTTCATCCTAACTCCTTTCCATCGTTCATAAAGCGATAATCGCTTCACCTCAAATAAATAGGACTTACCCCTTTGCAAATCTTTTTTTAAATCGTATTCTTGTTCCTTGTAAACAAACACAAGGTCTAAGTCTAAATCCCCGATATAAATTGTGAAGTTTTCAATGACTTCCTTGTCAAATCGCAAAAAATATTTACCATCTCGTTGTGTTAACGTTTGATTTTCCTCAGCGTAGCCAGGCATCCCAATTGCTAAGTCTTCATACTCCATTCCAATCATTTGAATACGCTGTTCTTCTATACAACGATAATATTCCAGTACATCTGATTTATGGATAGAGTGTGTGTACCTTATACGAAAATCCTCATCAGATGTTAGTGGAATATAATGTACGATTGGATCGTCTACCCTTGTTTCTGTAAATGCGAATACCTTTTGAAGAGGAAGAAAAATAATGATGCCGAGGCATATACAACATACGGCTATTACCAAACCTATTCTCCTCTTTCGCATCACATCTGTTCCCCCACTTTAAAAACTATTCGCTATTTTGCTAGCATCTTTATGTAACAAAAAGGGGCCCGAAGCTTTACGCAATCCGAGCCCCTTTCATGTTTAAGAAAATATAAAAAACCATTATCAATGTCCAAAAATCACCTTGTTAAACCACGAGCAAATGTTCGTTTTTCAATAGCTTGGAACATGTAAAGCGATGTTGTCCTATTTATTTTCATCAAAGTATTTTTGAGCACCTGGATGAATATCAATACTGATACCATCTAAAGCTGTTTCAGCTTTAATAAATGCACCTTTAGCATGTGAAATTTTGTCTGTATTACTATAAATCGCTTTTGTCATAGCATATACAACATCTTCTGGTAAATCCTTATTCACTGCTAACATCGCAAGAACAGAAACAGTCTCTGTATCATTCGCAATACCGTAAGTACCAGCTTTTACTGTATCTTTTGCATAGTAAGGATATTTGGCAATAAGCTCATCTGCTTTACCAGCATCTACACCGATAATATTAACTTTTGTCGTCGCATTTAATGCCTCTACAGCCCCTGTTGGTGTACCAGCAGTAATAAATGCCGCATCAATTTGGCCTGATTGAAGACCATCAGTAGACTCACCAAAATCAAGATTTTGCGCTTTAATGTCATCCATTGTTAAACCATGAATTTCAAGTAATTGTTCAGCATTGGCATAAGTCCCAGAACCCGGAGCCCCTACAGAAACTTTTTTCCCTTTTAAATCTGCATATGTTTTAATACCAGAAGCTTCAGTTGTTACTAATTGAACAGTCTCTGGGTAAAGTGCACCTAATGCCGCAATCGTATCAATTTTTTTACCTTCAAACATGAATTTACCTTCAGTTGCGTAATAAGCGATATCTGTTTGCACAAACGCAATCTCACCTTTACCTTCTTGCAAGGCAGTCATATTTGCTGCAGAGGCTTGTGAAACTTCTGCTGTCGTTTTAATACCTGTTTCTGTTGTAATTAAATCAGCAAATGTACCACCTAATGCATAGTAAGTACCTTGCGTTCCACCTGTTAATAAACTTAAAAATTTTGGCTTTTCAGAGCTAGCTGTATCACCATTCCCATTTTCCTTATCCGAACCTGTACTACTATCAGATCCACATGCCGCTAAAATTAATAGCGCAATGGCACTTAATAGCATGAATAATCTAAATTGCTTTTTCTTCATATTAACCTTCCCCCTTTGGTTATAATTAAGAATCAATTTAAAATTATCAAATTTAGTATAATTATGTCAACCTATTTATAGTAAATTCAGATAATTATAATTATACAAAATGACATAAATACGAACAACACCCAATTATAATACGCTGTTATTTACCCTTCTTTTTTCTCTAATAAACTAAAAAATACTCTACTACAATAAAATATACTAGTGTAGAAATGTATACATATTGTATAAAAATATACTCCTTGCTAGCTATTTATTTTTATTACATGGAAAATAGGATGAAACTCACAACCAACTACACAACGTAGTGGTGGAGGATGCATAAGCCCCGCCCGTCTATGCGAGCAGCCTGTAACGCAAAAAACCCCCCCACAATACGTAGTGGTAGGGTGTTTCAACTTTATGTTAACAAATTAGCCAACTAACTTCCTGACTGGATTGCTCCACATGCAATTCTTGCACCTGAATTACCAGCAGGGTCTGTTTTATAATCGTCTGCTGCTTCATGGATAACTAATGAAGTACCTTCTCCATCCATTAAGGAATTTTCAGCATTCTTTTGTAATGTTACACCTTCAGCTAAGAAATTTAAATCTACCGTCCCATCTTCACCAACTTCTAAATTTGGTAAATCACCTAAATGATAACCGTTAGGATTTAATTTTCCATGCTCCTTATTTGTTGGATTAAAATGCGAACCTGCCGATTCAAACTTAGGTGCTTCACACTTCGCTACTGAATGGATATGAATACCATGTGTGCCCGCTGGTAAACCACTTAATGCTAAAGTTACTTTAACCCCATTGTCTTCTTCCTCAAAAAAAGCATTCCCATAGCTCTCATTATTTGAACCAATTACTTTTGCAGTTGCCGTTAAAGACGAATTGGCATTAGAGTTAACGGCTACTTTTTCATCTTTCTTATCAAAAAGATTGCACCCTCCGACAAAGACAGTCAAAGAAATAATTAATATAGATATTTTTTTCATGTTATTACCTCCTCTATTTCTGATGGTACCCATCTCTACCAATAGTTATGCAATACATACCGGTGTTTTCTCATCACACCATCAAAAGGTAATATCATGAAAACTGCTTGTAACAGTAATTAATGGCTATAGTCTTTATATTGAGCGTATTCGATTGACCCCAATCAATCGAATACTTACTATGCCGTTGATGGCCAAGCATAGTAAGCCGTAACCCTATGCTTACATTTGTACTGTTTAGCAGGGGGCACCACTTGCGTTTCCATCAGTTAGTAGTGAAACCTTGTTATCGGTGCAAACTACAACAACAAAGAGGCTGGGACAAAAGAGAAAAAGTGTTAGATTGATGGCAGGAACTGACCCCAATAGGTATAGACAAATAAAAAAAGCATCTTCGATTGAAATTCGGGTATAGATACTTAAATTTCAATTTGGAGGTGTTTTTTCTATGGGAACAAGAGTGAGTTATCCCTATGAAGTAAAAATGAAAGCGATTAAGATGCGATTAGCGGGTGTACCTGTCAAACAGATTCTATTGGAATTAAATATACGCCATAAAACACAGGTCGAAACATGGGTGCGTTGGTATAGAAATGGTGAAGTCAATCGTTTGAAACAACCTGTAGGCAAACAATATATCTTTAATAAGGGTCCTGAACCGGACAATGAACAAACGAAATTAGCATTGGAAAACCGTTATTTAAAGCAACAAATTGAGGTGCTAAAAAAGTACGCAGAGTTGGAGAGGAAGTGGTTGGAGAAGTAGCAGTACAGTTAGTTGCGTCACTAAGAAGCATGATGTCTGTAAAGGACATTTGTAAACACTTTGGGATTGCACGATCTACCTACTATCGTTGGAAACAGGCATCAACCGATGCAAGGTCTCGTCAAGCAATAGAGAGACGTATCGGTGAACTCTGTCGAGCAAATAAATTTCGCTATGGCTACAGAAAAATTACAGCACTCTTACGTCAAGAAATGTGCGTCAATCATAAAGTGGTTCAACGTATCATGCAAAAATATGGTTGGCAATGTCGCGTGAAAGTGAAAAAACGGAAACGAACAGGACAACCTTATGCAATCGCAGCAAATTTATTAAATCGCGATTTTGAAGCCACCGCACCGTTACAGAAGCTCGTAACTGATATTACTTACTTGCCATTTGGTCAAAAACAGTTGTATCTTTCAAGTATTCAAGATTTATATAATGGTGAAATTATTGCCTATTCGATTGGAGACTGCCAAGATACTGATTTTGTGCTGGATACATTAGCTCAACTTCATCATTTGCCCGAAGGGTGTACGTTGCACAGTGACCAAGGGGCGGTATACACATCGTATGATTATCAACAGGCCGTAAAAGCAAAAGGCATTACCATGAGCATGTCCCGTAAAGGTACGCCCGCTGATAATGCCCCAATCGAATCGTTTCATTCTGTGTTAAAGTCTGAAACATTCTACTTAGACAATTTGAACAGTACTACGACGGCCATCGTAGAACAAACTGTCAAAGACTATATAAACTATTATAACAATAACCGAATTCAAACGAAACTAAACAACCAGTCGCCGGTTCAATACCGACAACTGGTTGGGTAATGCTTTTTTGATTACTGTCTTATATATCGGGGTCAGTCCCGCAATCAATCTAACACTTTTTTGCAGCGCCGTTGTTGTCCGCTTCGGCGGTTCTTTCCGCGGGCACACACGTAAGCCGCAACCCTCGCTGTCCCGCAACACTTCTAATTTTTTATTTATTGCAAAAGCAAGAATAGCTAAGTGTGCTAAGTCTCCATATAGCAAAAATTTATGAACACCTTTCCTCTGTACCTTAAATTATTTTAGTTTTGTCCCAGCCTCCTTTTCTATTATGATTGAATAACACCACATGCAATTCTTCCGCCTGATTCACCAGTAGGGTCTGTCATATGGTCGTCCTCGTTTTCATGAATAACAAGCGCAGTACCTTCCCCATCCATCAAAGAGTGTTCAGCATCTTTTTGTAACGTTACACCTTCTGCCAAGACACTCATAGTTGCAGTACCGTCCTCCGCTACCTCTAAATTCGGTAAATCCCCGAGATGATGGCCATGCGGATTATCCTTGCCATGCTCTTTCTGCGTTGGATTGAAATGCCCTCCTGCAGTACCGAAATCCGGCCCTTCGCATTTCCCTACTTCATGTATATGCATACCATGTTTTCCAGCAGGTAAACCACTTACCGTAACGGTTACTTTCACACCATCAGCCTGTTCTTCAAATTTGGCTTCTCCTAAACTTTTATTATCCGAACTCATTACTTTCGCAGTGGCAGTTAAAGCAACCGAGCTATCTGATACTGATTGTTGTTCCGCTTTCTCATCCTTATCAGCGCAGCCCACCAAAAAAACACCTAAAGAAATAATAAATAAAGTTGTCAATTTCATTTTATTACCGTTGCCAAAAATCTATAAATATCTATAAATCTTGTTTAATTCCCTGTTCAACAAGTCCGATTTCGATCGCTACAAGTAACCCATCTACTTTCGTTTGATATAACTCTCCGAGGGCGTAAATTCGGATACAACGCATCCTACATATTAGCGTTATCTTGTTGGTGATATTATGCTAATTTATATTTGGCAAGATTAATACTTGCATTTAAATCCCTATCAATACATAAGCCACAACTACAACTATAAACTCGATCTTTGAGTTTTAAGTCTTTGTTAATCTCCCCACAGTGACTGCAAGTTTTGGATGATGGATAAAATCTATCTGCTACTACGAACTCAATTCCTCTAAATTTACACTTATATTCAAGTTGTCGTTTGGTGAAGATAATTAGTCCGTATATTGTCAATCTTCTGTGGACTAGTCGTATCCGATTTTCAAGTTTTATAATATTTTTAGTTTTGACATACTCCTTTCCTTTTTTATTTTGTTTATATTTTCTAGTTACTTGTCTTTGTAGTCTTTTTAAGCTCTTTTCATTTTTTCTAACTACATAAGATTTTTTTTCCTAAGAACTGTATCGGCTAAAAATTCGCCTCCATTTTTATAATTTTCTTCTTGTTTTGCAAGTGTCCAATTATAGATAAATCTTGCTGTTCCTACTGATTGCCACAACTTTTGTTCTTGCGATTCACTTGGGTACAATCTAACTTTCTTTGCCAGTATCATTCTCTAGCAACTCTCTTTTGAACTGTTTTGCCTATCTTATTTGCAACAATGAGATTACACTGCAACAACTATAAAATTAACTATTTTTGTATAGATTCATTTAAACTATATCATCCTCCTTTTTTTATAGTTTATCATTTATCAGAATACTCTCGCAACTCATAACTAGGTATTTATCCTCATTACAAATAAAGGGATTTCTCAGAAAAATACTGAGAAATCCCTATGTTGTATTAATTTAAAATTTTTACCGTAACTGTTCGAACACCCCAATTACGAGCTTGTCCATCAGAAGGAATAAATACATCAATTTTATTTCCTTTTATCGCACCACCAGTATCAGCAGCTATCGCTTCGCCATAACCTTCTACCCACACCTTCGTTCCAAGGGGAATAACACGTGGATCAACAGCAATCACCTTTAAATTTGGATTTGAGCGTATGTCTGTCCCGTTTGCTGTAATACCTGAACAACCTTTACAATATGCTGTATAAGCTGTTGCACGCATTGTATATGTCTGACCATTTTGACTCGCTGGAGCACTTGCTGTTGTTGTCGCTTGTTTTGTTGTGGCCGTTTTTGTTGTAGCTTGTTTTGTTGCAGGCTTCTGTGCAATGGTTTTTGCTGTTTTTGGCTTTGCTGCTGAAGCTTTAACAGCTAACGTTTCACCAACTAAAATTAAATCTGATGTGAGGTTATTCCATTCTTTTAAATCGTCCACCTTAACATTATGAACTTTAGCAAGACTGAATAATGTATCACCGGCCTCAATAAGGTGGGTGTCATCTGTCTTTTCTTCCTCCAGTATTTTTTCCATACTCAAGGTCTGATCAGGATTAATCCATATCGAATCAAATTCGTCTAACTGTTGCAACTCGGCTAAACTCAAATTATAAATAGGTGAGATGCCCCAAAGTATGTTGCTCGTCTGACCAGTATATACTCCCTTAGCAGAAGTGGTACTCCCGAACATCCCCATACCAAGAGTCAATGCTACAGCTAATGCTATTGCCTTTTTCTTCATAATAAGTAATACCTCCAGTTGTTTTATATTTCTGCAATCTGTTGCTAGCACACTAGAGAATTAGGCTCTTAAGTATACAAGCATTATTGTAGAATGCATCCAAATATCACAGGACTTGGACCTGATATTACAAATTATTACTATTTAATCAGTAAAATATACAATTTCAATCAATTTTTTCTCCAATTAAACAATTATATGGAAAATTAAGATCAAATCTCTACAATCTATTTGCATATTTTATATAATGGAAATACAGTTTTTATAGCCGATAAAGTAGGAAAGGAGATGCCTTGAACTCGATTTTATAAAGTGAACTTTGTTAATGGGTTAAACCAAACAGTAATCGAATGGGGATTCACACTGCTCTAGTTGCTGTAGAAAAAATGTGTTTAGCAAGTGAATCACTCTGTATACTTATTGCGTTTCCTCTGTTAATGTAAAATAAAGTTTTATTAACCTAATAATTACAATTTAAATACTATATGTAAT
This genomic interval from Lysinibacillus sphaericus contains the following:
- a CDS encoding TRAP transporter permease, with product MTKQHERNTEVKEEFEQISAEAQQAILEKYDIESNVRTISGIMKHIIFFGLLAFSLFQLYTAIFGQFTAPIQRTIHLGFGLALIFLLFPARRKAPKHKIAWFDYILSLLSVVVGSYWALNYTELVNRNGTITQLDFIVGLIAVFLVLEAARRAVGLPITIIAVCFLIYAYFGPYFPAFMAHRGQDFESIVNLMFYTTDGILGTPISVSATFIFVFLLFGAFLVKTGVGQYFNDLAVAFAGKLIGGPAKVAVFSSALQGMISGSSVANVVTSGSYTIPMMKKLGYRKEFAGAVEAAASTGGQLMPPIMGAAAFLMVEFIGRGITYWDIAKAAAIPALLYFTGIWIMTHFEAKRVGLKGLRDDQMPNRKEVFKKIYLLLPIVSIIILMLTGTPVMHAALYGILISIAVAMFNKDTRLKPKDIIDALVEGARTALGVVAATACAGIIVGVVVKTGLGLSLANSLVALAGGSIILTLVFVMIASLILGMGAPTTANYVITSTIAAPAIVALLSPNTPQELVPVVVLLSAHFFVFYFGIIADITPPVALAAFAASGISGGDPIKTGVNSAKLAIAAFIIPYMIVFSPALLMIDTTIPQILWVVFTAVTGMVAIGAGVIGYWYRKVLWFERLIAIVAGLLLIYPEKFSDWAGLAIFIVLVVIQILTQHKYGGNGMDNDNKSVTA
- a CDS encoding DUF1850 domain-containing protein — translated: MVIAVCCICLGIIIFLPLQKVFAFTETRVDDPIVHYIPLTSDEDFRIRYTHSIHKSDVLEYYRCIEEQRIQMIGMEYEDLAIGMPGYAEENQTLTQRDGKYFLRFDKEVIENFTIYIGDLDLDLVFVYKEQEYDLKKDLQRGKSYLFEVKRLSLYERWKGVRMK
- a CDS encoding TAXI family TRAP transporter solute-binding subunit — encoded protein: MKKKQFRLFMLLSAIALLILAACGSDSSTGSDKENGNGDTASSEKPKFLSLLTGGTQGTYYALGGTFADLITTETGIKTTAEVSQASAANMTALQEGKGEIAFVQTDIAYYATEGKFMFEGKKIDTIAALGALYPETVQLVTTEASGIKTYADLKGKKVSVGAPGSGTYANAEQLLEIHGLTMDDIKAQNLDFGESTDGLQSGQIDAAFITAGTPTGAVEALNATTKVNIIGVDAGKADELIAKYPYYAKDTVKAGTYGIANDTETVSVLAMLAVNKDLPEDVVYAMTKAIYSNTDKISHAKGAFIKAETALDGISIDIHPGAQKYFDENK
- a CDS encoding superoxide dismutase family protein, which codes for MKKISILIISLTVFVGGCNLFDKKDEKVAVNSNANSSLTATAKVIGSNNESYGNAFFEEEDNGVKVTLALSGLPAGTHGIHIHSVAKCEAPKFESAGSHFNPTNKEHGKLNPNGYHLGDLPNLEVGEDGTVDLNFLAEGVTLQKNAENSLMDGEGTSLVIHEAADDYKTDPAGNSGARIACGAIQSGS
- a CDS encoding IS3 family transposase (programmed frameshift), which translates into the protein MGTRVSYPYEVKMKAIKMRLAGVPVKQILLELNIRHKTQVETWVRWYRNGEVNRLKQPVGKQYIFNKGPEPDNEQTKLALENRYLKQQIEVPKKVRRVGEEVVGEVAVQLVASLRSMMSVKDICKHFGIARSTYYRWKQASTDARSRQAIERRIGELCRANKFRYGYRKITALLRQEMCVNHKVVQRIMQKYGWQCRVKVKKRKRTGQPYAIAANLLNRDFEATAPLQKLVTDITYLPFGQKQLYLSSIQDLYNGEIIAYSIGDCQDTDFVLDTLAQLHHLPEGCTLHSDQGAVYTSYDYQQAVKAKGITMSMSRKGTPADNAPIESFHSVLKSETFYLDNLNSTTTAIVEQTVKDYINYYNNNRIQTKLNNQSPVQYRQLVG
- a CDS encoding superoxide dismutase family protein encodes the protein MGCADKDEKAEQQSVSDSSVALTATAKVMSSDNKSLGEAKFEEQADGVKVTVTVSGLPAGKHGMHIHEVGKCEGPDFGTAGGHFNPTQKEHGKDNPHGHHLGDLPNLEVAEDGTATMSVLAEGVTLQKDAEHSLMDGEGTALVIHENEDDHMTDPTGESGGRIACGVIQS
- a CDS encoding zinc ribbon domain-containing protein, coding for MTIYGLIIFTKRQLEYKCKFRGIEFVVADRFYPSSKTCSHCGEINKDLKLKDRVYSCSCGLCIDRDLNASINLAKYKLA
- a CDS encoding helix-turn-helix domain-containing protein, with product MILAKKVRLYPSESQEQKLWQSVGTARFIYNWTLAKQEENYKNGGEFLADTVLRKKNLM
- a CDS encoding 3D domain-containing protein; amino-acid sequence: MKKKAIALAVALTLGMGMFGSTTSAKGVYTGQTSNILWGISPIYNLSLAELQQLDEFDSIWINPDQTLSMEKILEEEKTDDTHLIEAGDTLFSLAKVHNVKVDDLKEWNNLTSDLILVGETLAVKASAAKPKTAKTIAQKPATKQATTKTATTKQATTTASAPASQNGQTYTMRATAYTAYCKGCSGITANGTDIRSNPNLKVIAVDPRVIPLGTKVWVEGYGEAIAADTGGAIKGNKIDVFIPSDGQARNWGVRTVTVKILN